A stretch of the Aegilops tauschii subsp. strangulata cultivar AL8/78 chromosome 4, Aet v6.0, whole genome shotgun sequence genome encodes the following:
- the LOC120963503 gene encoding uncharacterized protein has translation MDRSGRSDDGNNDGKSTGHPDLAASLGAMGLGNSSPQPREQQEQALQRQQRAAWLRQRTAPPVMPEQQFRTSLLMASGLEVARQSWSQQSQQHQAYRWEEMGSSSGGGPYVSPMGAAAAAANNPSAWYDRAAAAANNPSAWYNSAGGNFFSRQGQSGSHQQQQYTLSASASQYQPVTSPVAASANANASLQYLYQQQYAMFNQSGAGAYAWSAPDDDKRMDLRLRAIRATQAQAGHVPYRAAPAAQPRHARTLEETRSRLLKAPIDVHVVTFPQSPAHVVTLLEEGVDKIRLNVLAGVTHRMHDFMDSRDGHAVFVALLRACASRAGEVKDIVEAAFYCRHNLLPLMTHDHGEDCLAELMAAAAPYPNLCEMLVNRFLFENVLLDLKGDQVLHHCFATMRYEDTKFLVVAVLDGNTLDSMAYSKSPAGSKCLVECFNNARGDEFGKLRAALLDKAIDLARGEYSNYFVQHALEHGDAQTRQQLVQRLMGQAVGLSLHRSGSYVVEACFNKAGLLNLVVAQFMHMDDAQLVELVQGRSSNYVVHRMLEAAKDRYPKETLGLARRIYRLHGNGVWQVYAEKVMRVVGKILARHSHHGPSYR, from the exons ATGGATCGGAGCGGACGGAGCGACGACGGCAACAACGACGGCAAGTCCACCGGCCACCCAGACCTCGCCGCCTCGCTGGGCGCGATGGGCCTCGGCAACTCCTCGCCGCAGCCGCGGGAGCAGCAGGAGCAGGCGCTGCAGCGGCAGCAGAGAGCGGCGTGGTTGCGGCAGAGGACCGCGCCGCCGGTGATGCCGGAGCAGCAGTTCAGGACGAGCCTGTTGATGGCGTCAGGGCTTGAGGTTGCGCGGCAGTCCTGGTCGCAGCAGTCACAGCAGCACCAGGCCTACCGGTGGGAGGAGATGGGCTCATCGAGCGGCGGCGGCCCCTACGTCTCGCCGAtgggcgccgccgccgcagcgGCCAATAACCCTAGCGCGTGGTACGACAGGGCCGCCGCAGCGGCCAACAACCCTAGCGCGTGGTACAACTCCGCAGGCGGCAACTTCTTCAGTAGGCAGGGCCAGAGCGGTAGCCACCAGCAGCAGCAGTACACTCTGAGCGCCAGCGCCAGCCAGTACCAACCAGTAACCTCGCCGGTGGCGGCGAGCGCCAACGCCAACGCCAGCCTGCAGTACCTGTACCAGCAGCAGTATGCCATGTTTAACCAATCCGGCGCCGGCGCCTACGCCTGGTCCGCGCCCGATGATGACAAGCGCATGGATCTGAGGCTGAGAGCCATCAGAGCCACCCAGGCTCAGGCGGGTCATGTGCCGTacagggcggcgccggcggcccAGCCACGGCATGCCCGGACGCTGGAGGAAACCCGGTCGCGGCTGCTCAAGGCCCCGATTGACGTGCACGTGGTGACGTTCCCCCAGTCCCCCGCGcacgtggtgacgctgctcgagGAGGGCGTCGACAAGATCCGGCTGAACGTGCTCGCCGGGGTGACGCACCGCATGCACGACTTCATGGACAGCAGGGACGGGCACGCGGTGTTTGTGGCGCTGCTGCGCGCCTGCGCGTCGCGGGCCGGCGAGGTCAAGGACATCGTGGAGGCCGCCTTCTACTGCAGGCACAACCTGCTGCCGCTGATGACGCACGACCACGG GGAGGATTGCCTGGCGGAgctcatggcggcggcggcgccgtacCCTAACCTGTGCGAGATGCTGGTGAACCGCTTCCTGTTTGAAAACGTGCTGCTGGACCTCAAAGGGGACCAGGTGCTTCACCACTGCTTTGCCACCATGAGATACGAGGACACCAAG TTTCTGGTGGTCGCCGTCCTCGATGGCAACACGCTTGACTCGATGGCCTACTCGAAGTCGCCGGCCGGGTCCAAGTGCCTGGTGGAGTGCTTCAACAATGCCAGAGGCGACGAGTTCGGCAAACTCCGGGCCGCCCTGCTCGACAAGGCCATCGACCTGGCCAGGGGCGAGTACAG CAACTACTTCGTGCAGCACGCCCTGGAGCACGGCGACGCGCAGACGCGGCAGCAGCTGGTGCAGCGGCTGATGGGGCAGGCGGTGGGCCTGTCGCTGCACCGCTCCGGCAGCTACgtcgtggaggcgtgcttcaacaAGGCGGGGCTGCTCAACCTCGTGGTCGCCCAGTTCATGCACATGGACGACGCCCAGCTCGTGGAGCTCGTGCAGGGCCGCTCCTCCAACTACGTCGTCCACAGGATGCTCGAGGCCGCCAAAGAC AGGTACCCCAAGGAGACGCTGGGGCTGGCGCGGCGGATCTACAGGCTGCACGGGAACGGCGTCTGGCAGGTGTACGCCGAGAAGGTGATGAGGGTCGTCGGCAAGATCCTGGCTCGCCACTCTCATCACGGCCCCTCGTATCGCTGA